One window from the genome of Haloprofundus halobius encodes:
- a CDS encoding TraB/GumN family protein, whose amino-acid sequence MSNRAESAPDEGRVRVVGTAHVSADSVREVEETIEAERPDVVAVELDEGRYRQMQGETPDDLDPSELLQGNTVFQFIAYWMLSYVQAQMGDRFDVKPGADMLAAVETAEELGIDVALVDRDIQTTIQRFWARMGFVEKLRMAGGLVFGVTDARVVGLMLGLLVGLVAGPFIAVFGGFLGVTEAVFVRALGSAALGVGSGLAISWVASFVVGDGDSIVAGLAGGLALALLGGATLGLTDPFVQSTFTGFMIQVGGSLALGISGGVVVGLLAGFVMAATGMDRGEDIEELDMAELTDTDVVSVMMEEFRAFSPGGAEALIDERDAYLAHNIVALRSRGKSVVAVVGAGHRAGIENYLEHPETLPPMESLTGVAKKRGVPWAKIVGALVSVGFVAFFVLLAMAGVRDGFLLRLFGAWFLVNGIFAGGFAKLAGARWSSATVGGLVAWMTSVNPLLAPGWFTGYMELRHTAVNVADIGRLNELLTDEETPLGELMGQMFDVPLFRLIMVVAMTNIGSIVASLLFVTYILPLFGAELGGAEAVTRLMVQGARNSAEILWGMVA is encoded by the coding sequence ATGAGTAACAGAGCGGAGTCCGCCCCCGACGAGGGACGCGTGCGCGTCGTCGGTACCGCGCACGTCTCCGCCGACAGCGTCCGCGAGGTCGAAGAGACCATCGAGGCCGAGCGACCCGACGTGGTCGCCGTCGAACTCGACGAGGGACGCTACCGGCAGATGCAGGGCGAGACGCCCGACGACCTCGACCCCAGCGAACTGCTGCAGGGGAACACGGTCTTTCAGTTCATCGCCTACTGGATGCTCTCGTACGTGCAGGCACAGATGGGCGACCGATTCGACGTGAAACCGGGCGCGGACATGCTCGCGGCCGTGGAGACGGCCGAGGAACTCGGCATCGACGTGGCGCTCGTCGACCGCGACATCCAGACGACCATCCAGCGGTTCTGGGCGCGGATGGGGTTCGTCGAGAAACTCCGTATGGCGGGCGGCCTCGTCTTCGGCGTCACCGACGCCCGCGTCGTCGGCCTCATGCTCGGCCTCCTGGTCGGTCTGGTCGCTGGACCGTTCATCGCCGTGTTCGGCGGCTTTCTCGGCGTCACCGAGGCCGTGTTCGTCCGGGCGCTGGGGTCGGCCGCGCTGGGTGTCGGCTCCGGTCTCGCTATCTCGTGGGTCGCCTCCTTCGTCGTCGGCGACGGCGACAGCATCGTGGCGGGTCTCGCCGGCGGCCTCGCGCTCGCGCTGCTCGGCGGCGCGACGCTCGGCCTGACGGATCCGTTCGTCCAGTCGACGTTCACGGGGTTCATGATTCAGGTGGGCGGGAGCCTCGCGCTCGGCATCTCCGGCGGCGTCGTGGTCGGCCTGCTCGCCGGCTTCGTCATGGCTGCGACGGGGATGGACCGCGGCGAGGATATCGAGGAACTCGACATGGCTGAACTCACCGACACCGACGTGGTGAGCGTGATGATGGAGGAGTTTCGGGCGTTCAGCCCCGGCGGGGCCGAGGCGCTCATCGACGAGCGTGACGCCTACCTCGCGCACAACATCGTCGCGCTCCGCAGCCGGGGCAAAAGCGTCGTCGCCGTCGTCGGCGCGGGCCACAGAGCGGGTATCGAGAACTACCTCGAACACCCGGAGACGCTGCCGCCGATGGAGTCACTAACGGGCGTCGCCAAGAAGCGCGGCGTCCCGTGGGCGAAGATCGTCGGCGCGCTCGTCTCCGTCGGCTTCGTCGCCTTCTTCGTTCTGCTGGCGATGGCGGGCGTCAGAGACGGCTTCCTGCTTCGGCTGTTCGGCGCGTGGTTCCTCGTCAACGGCATCTTCGCCGGGGGGTTCGCCAAACTGGCGGGCGCGCGCTGGTCGTCGGCGACCGTCGGCGGCCTCGTGGCGTGGATGACCTCGGTCAACCCGCTTCTCGCGCCGGGGTGGTTCACCGGCTACATGGAACTGCGCCACACGGCGGTCAACGTCGCCGACATCGGTCGTCTGAACGAGTTGCTGACCGACGAGGAGACGCCGCTCGGCGAACTGATGGGCCAGATGTTCGACGTGCCGCTGTTTCGGCTCATCATGGTCGTCGCCATGACGAATATCGGCAGCATCGTCGCCAGCCTGCTGTTCGTGACGTACATCCTGCCGCTGTTCGGCGCGGAACTCGGCGGCGCGGAGGCCGTCACGCGGCTGATGGTCCAGGGCGCGCGCAACAGCGCGGAGATACTCTGGGGGATGGTCGCGTGA
- a CDS encoding glycerate kinase type-2 family protein, with the protein MTLVRNAADLGGSEARETALACLDAGIDAANPERAVADAVTLDGQSLKIADDSYDLREFDDVFVLGGGKAGVGVARALENRLGDRLTEGVVVVPDPAELSRVEVAVGDHPVPSERGVEGTRRLLDLAEAADDRTLVLAVVTGGGSALLAAPAEGVSLEDLKETTDALLDSGAEIHEMNAVRKHLSAIKGGRLARAAAPATVVGLVLSDVVGDDLSVIASGPTAPDETTYADALDVLERYDIDAPEAVRTRLERGAAAELDETPRPDDPVFDRVRNVVLAGNFTSLDAARNEAEARGYDACILSSRVRGESREAAKTHVAVAEEANFTGNPVSPPAVVLSGGETTVTVRGDGTGGPNQEFALSAAIEFATAWRASREVVLGSVDTDGRDGGTDVAGAVVDAGTVDDVAAARDALADNDAFTYLDARDAIVETGPTGTNVNDLRVLVVGDGE; encoded by the coding sequence ATGACTCTCGTCCGCAACGCCGCCGACCTCGGCGGCAGCGAGGCCCGCGAGACGGCGCTCGCCTGTCTCGACGCCGGTATCGACGCTGCGAACCCCGAACGCGCCGTCGCCGACGCGGTGACGCTCGACGGCCAGTCGCTGAAAATCGCCGACGACAGCTACGACCTCCGCGAGTTCGACGACGTGTTCGTCCTCGGCGGCGGCAAGGCGGGCGTCGGCGTCGCCCGCGCGCTCGAAAACCGCCTCGGCGACCGACTCACCGAGGGGGTCGTCGTGGTCCCCGACCCCGCCGAACTCTCCCGGGTCGAGGTCGCCGTCGGCGACCACCCGGTCCCGAGCGAGCGGGGCGTCGAGGGGACGAGACGGCTGCTCGACCTCGCCGAGGCGGCCGACGACCGGACGCTCGTGCTCGCCGTCGTCACCGGCGGCGGGAGCGCGCTCCTCGCCGCTCCCGCCGAGGGAGTGAGTCTCGAAGACCTCAAGGAGACGACGGACGCGCTGCTCGACAGCGGCGCGGAAATACACGAGATGAACGCCGTCCGCAAGCATCTCTCGGCCATCAAGGGCGGCCGTCTCGCCCGCGCCGCCGCGCCCGCGACGGTAGTCGGACTCGTGCTCAGCGACGTCGTCGGCGACGACCTGAGCGTCATCGCCAGCGGCCCCACCGCGCCCGACGAGACGACGTACGCCGACGCGCTCGACGTGCTGGAGCGATACGACATCGACGCGCCCGAAGCCGTCAGGACCCGACTCGAACGCGGCGCAGCGGCCGAACTCGACGAGACTCCCCGACCGGACGATCCCGTCTTCGACCGCGTCCGCAACGTCGTGCTCGCGGGCAACTTCACTTCTCTCGACGCCGCCAGAAACGAAGCGGAAGCGAGAGGGTACGACGCGTGTATCCTCTCATCTCGGGTTCGAGGCGAATCGCGCGAAGCCGCGAAGACACACGTAGCAGTCGCCGAAGAAGCAAATTTCACCGGAAATCCGGTGTCCCCGCCGGCAGTAGTGCTCTCGGGCGGCGAGACGACAGTAACGGTCCGCGGCGACGGCACCGGCGGGCCGAACCAGGAGTTCGCGCTCTCGGCCGCGATCGAGTTCGCGACGGCGTGGCGAGCGTCCCGTGAGGTCGTTCTCGGGAGCGTCGACACGGACGGCCGAGACGGGGGGACCGACGTCGCAGGGGCCGTCGTCGACGCCGGGACGGTCGACGACGTGGCCGCCGCCCGCGACGCCCTCGCGGACAACGACGCGTTCACGTACCTTGACGCCCGCGACGCTATCGTCGAGACGGGTCCGACCGGAACGAACGTCAACGACCTGCGTGTTCTCGTCGTCGGCGACGGCGAGTAG
- a CDS encoding ArsR/SmtB family transcription factor — protein sequence MARLLPSTPDTAAADEAEPRVIGVDSEDADDLLSALSSDTARTLLSKLHDEPDTPSGLASRVDSSLQNVQYHLRKLEDAGLVGVVDTVYSEKGREMNVYAPSDRPLVVFAGRESESAGLKAALKRLLASVGILAAVSFVVQIVATGEIPFVAQSASGDGGSTELATSAAETTAAASSTTPAFPPGLAFFLGGLVVLALGFALWYARR from the coding sequence ATGGCGCGATTGTTGCCCTCCACGCCCGACACCGCCGCCGCCGACGAGGCGGAACCGCGGGTCATCGGCGTCGACAGCGAGGACGCCGACGACCTGCTGTCGGCGCTCTCCTCCGACACCGCTCGAACGCTGCTCTCGAAACTCCACGACGAACCCGACACGCCGTCGGGACTCGCCTCGCGCGTCGACTCCTCGCTGCAGAACGTCCAGTACCACCTCCGGAAACTGGAGGACGCCGGCCTCGTCGGCGTCGTCGACACCGTCTACTCCGAGAAGGGCCGCGAGATGAACGTGTACGCGCCGTCGGATAGGCCGCTGGTGGTGTTCGCCGGACGCGAGTCCGAGAGTGCCGGTCTGAAGGCGGCGCTCAAGCGCCTGCTGGCGAGCGTCGGCATCCTCGCGGCCGTCAGCTTCGTTGTCCAGATCGTCGCGACGGGAGAGATACCGTTCGTCGCGCAGTCGGCCTCCGGCGACGGCGGAAGCACCGAGCTCGCGACCTCCGCCGCGGAGACGACCGCGGCAGCGTCGTCGACGACACCCGCGTTCCCGCCGGGACTGGCCTTTTTCCTCGGCGGCCTCGTCGTCCTTGCGCTCGGGTTCGCGCTCTGGTACGCCCGCCGCTGA
- a CDS encoding bifunctional nuclease family protein translates to MEHTAEVEGIGVGVGSDGTNVPAVVLRAREEVLPIFVTADQAQTIRLGLAGEPFDRPLTHDLLVEMVTEFGGAIDGVRIDDLSDGTFYAKLDAERYEDGEPVSYVFDTRPSDAIALAVRVDCPILVSDEILDTAGRPPSAIDLSPDDDDPF, encoded by the coding sequence ATGGAGCATACTGCCGAAGTGGAGGGCATCGGCGTCGGCGTCGGCTCCGACGGGACGAACGTGCCCGCCGTCGTCCTCCGCGCCCGCGAAGAGGTCCTTCCGATATTCGTCACCGCCGACCAAGCACAGACTATCCGCCTCGGCCTCGCCGGGGAACCGTTCGATCGCCCGCTGACGCACGATCTCCTCGTGGAGATGGTGACCGAGTTCGGCGGCGCTATCGATGGCGTCCGCATCGACGACCTCTCCGACGGGACGTTCTACGCGAAACTCGACGCCGAACGCTACGAGGACGGTGAACCCGTGAGCTACGTCTTCGACACCCGCCCGAGCGACGCGATCGCCCTCGCCGTTCGCGTCGACTGCCCGATTCTCGTCTCCGACGAGATTCTCGACACCGCCGGACGTCCGCCTTCCGCTATCGACCTCTCGCCGGACGACGACGACCCCTTCTAA
- a CDS encoding acyl-CoA thioesterase — MTDLMETYIENRHLIQPNDTNNYDMAHGGNVLKWMDTDGALSAMRFAGQTCVTARMEQVNFVQPIPRGDTALIQAYVYKAGETSIRVRIKAFRENPQTGETELTTESLFVYVAIDEDHKPSPVPELTVESDEGERLREQALEAEAELANGR, encoded by the coding sequence ATGACCGACCTGATGGAGACGTACATCGAGAACCGCCACCTCATCCAACCGAACGACACGAACAACTACGACATGGCCCACGGGGGCAACGTGCTGAAGTGGATGGACACCGACGGCGCGCTGTCGGCGATGCGTTTCGCGGGGCAGACCTGCGTGACCGCCCGGATGGAGCAGGTGAACTTCGTCCAACCGATCCCGCGCGGCGACACGGCGCTGATACAGGCGTACGTCTACAAGGCCGGCGAGACGAGCATTCGCGTCCGTATCAAGGCGTTCCGAGAGAACCCCCAGACGGGCGAGACGGAGTTAACCACGGAGTCGCTGTTCGTCTACGTCGCCATCGACGAGGACCACAAGCCGTCGCCGGTCCCGGAACTGACAGTCGAGAGCGACGAAGGCGAGCGACTTCGCGAACAGGCGCTGGAGGCGGAAGCGGAGTTGGCGAACGGGCGGTAG
- a CDS encoding sugar O-acetyltransferase — translation MTTEKEKMLRGDAYDPFDPQLVEERNQARSLTRWYNDTEETDAETRQALLAELFGTVGENAFVEPPFRCDYGSRIHVGDDFFANFDCVMLDVCEIRFGSHCLLGPGVHVYTATHPLDAETRREGVEFGDPVTVGDDVWIGGQSVLTPGVSVGDCAVVASGAVVTKDVPSDVVVGGNPARVLKEL, via the coding sequence GTGACCACCGAGAAGGAGAAGATGCTTCGTGGCGACGCCTACGACCCGTTCGACCCGCAACTCGTCGAGGAACGGAACCAGGCGCGCTCGCTCACCCGCTGGTACAACGACACCGAAGAGACCGACGCGGAGACCCGGCAGGCGCTGTTGGCGGAACTGTTCGGCACCGTCGGCGAGAACGCGTTCGTCGAACCGCCGTTTCGCTGCGACTACGGCTCACGCATCCACGTCGGCGACGACTTCTTCGCCAACTTCGACTGTGTGATGCTCGATGTCTGTGAGATACGCTTCGGCTCACACTGCCTGCTCGGACCGGGCGTCCACGTCTACACGGCGACGCACCCGCTCGACGCCGAGACGCGACGCGAGGGCGTCGAGTTCGGCGACCCGGTCACCGTCGGCGACGACGTGTGGATCGGCGGCCAATCGGTGCTCACCCCCGGCGTCTCGGTTGGCGACTGCGCCGTCGTCGCCTCCGGAGCGGTGGTGACGAAGGACGTTCCGTCGGACGTCGTCGTCGGCGGCAATCCGGCGCGCGTGCTGAAGGAACTCTGA
- the ileS gene encoding isoleucine--tRNA ligase: MEDVADQYAPEDVESSAGAYWDDTDAYEATKEAHADDPSYFFVDGPPYTSGQMHLGTAWNKTLKDAIIRRKRMEGHRVTDRPGYDMHGLPIEVKVEQELGFDSKRDIEEYGMEAFIEECKEFAERNRENMDEDFQSIGVWMDWENPYKTLSPEYMEAGWWAFKQVHENGLLSQGKRSINQCPRCETAIADNEVEYHEIESPSIYVKFPLKGREGNLVIWTTTPWTIPANTFVAVDGEMTYQAVRAEKEGDSEVLYLAEPVVEEALKKGRYEDYEVVDEVTGEEMVGWEYEHPLADEVPDHADFEGAREVYTADYVEADRTGLVHSAPGHGQEDFERGQELGLDAFSPVRGNGDFTEAAGKYEGTFVRDANDQIIEDLDSHGLLFASGRHRHRYGQCWRCDTDIIFLATDQWFITITDVKDELLDNIEDSEWHPQWARDSRFRNFVEDAPDWNISRQRYWGIPLPIWVPQGNATPDPDELIVVGTREELAERVDQDVNPEEVDLHRPSVDPLTITEDGTTYERVPDVFDVWIDSSVASWGTLDFPGNEEDYEELWPADFIVEAHDQTRGWFWSQLGMGTAAVGEVPYKEVLMHGFANDKDGRKMSKSVGNIVTPEEAIERAGRDPLRAYLLSHDQQGVDLSFEWDGLGDMQSTLNILWNVFRFPLPYMRLDGYDPAEADLSDGELTVVDEWVLSRLQSVKANVDEAWADFRVHDALNEVLDFVVDDVSRFYVKAIRERMWEEEDSDSKRGAYATLSTVLLETVRLIAPFTPYLAEEMYQHLDGSETTVHMLSAPAVDEDRHKPKLEADMDVLRRVEEAAANARQQGGRKLRWPVQRVVVETTADEVADSVRSLESLLLERVNSRSLEVVDGFDELVERADPQMSVIGPAFGGDAQNVMEAVQGASRDELTQDGTLVAEVDGETYELDEEMVEFHAEPPEYLSAAEFESGTVYVDTRLTDDIESEGYARDVVRRMQEMRKQLDLDVEETIRAYVDVADDRVAEFVDENREFIAEETRTSEFVDDDEQFDLREEWDVEGVEVTIGIARVAERSASAQDD, encoded by the coding sequence ATGGAAGACGTCGCAGACCAGTACGCCCCCGAGGACGTGGAGTCCTCGGCGGGGGCGTACTGGGACGACACGGACGCCTACGAGGCGACGAAGGAGGCGCACGCCGACGACCCCTCGTACTTCTTCGTCGACGGCCCGCCGTACACTTCGGGGCAGATGCACCTCGGGACGGCGTGGAACAAGACCCTCAAGGACGCCATCATCCGCCGCAAGCGGATGGAGGGCCACCGCGTCACCGACCGGCCGGGCTACGACATGCACGGCCTGCCCATCGAGGTGAAAGTCGAACAGGAACTCGGCTTCGACTCCAAGCGCGACATCGAGGAGTACGGGATGGAGGCGTTCATCGAGGAGTGCAAGGAGTTCGCCGAGCGCAACAGAGAGAACATGGACGAGGACTTCCAGTCCATCGGCGTCTGGATGGACTGGGAGAACCCGTACAAGACGCTCTCGCCGGAGTACATGGAGGCCGGATGGTGGGCGTTCAAGCAGGTCCACGAGAACGGGCTGCTCAGTCAGGGCAAGCGCTCCATCAACCAGTGTCCGCGCTGTGAGACGGCCATCGCCGACAACGAGGTCGAGTACCACGAGATCGAGTCCCCGAGCATCTACGTCAAGTTCCCGCTGAAGGGGCGAGAAGGCAATCTCGTCATCTGGACGACGACACCGTGGACCATCCCCGCGAACACGTTCGTCGCCGTCGACGGCGAGATGACCTATCAGGCCGTCCGCGCCGAGAAAGAGGGAGACAGCGAGGTGCTCTACCTCGCCGAACCCGTCGTCGAAGAGGCCCTGAAGAAGGGTCGCTACGAGGACTACGAGGTCGTCGACGAAGTGACGGGCGAAGAGATGGTCGGCTGGGAGTACGAGCACCCGCTCGCCGACGAGGTGCCGGACCACGCCGACTTCGAGGGTGCGAGAGAGGTGTACACCGCCGACTACGTCGAAGCCGACCGAACGGGCCTCGTCCACTCCGCGCCCGGCCACGGGCAGGAGGACTTCGAGCGCGGCCAGGAGTTGGGACTCGACGCGTTCTCGCCGGTCCGCGGCAACGGCGACTTCACCGAGGCGGCGGGCAAGTACGAGGGAACGTTCGTCCGCGACGCCAACGACCAGATCATCGAGGACCTCGACTCGCACGGCCTGCTGTTCGCCTCGGGCCGCCACCGCCACCGCTACGGGCAGTGTTGGCGCTGCGACACGGACATCATCTTCCTCGCCACCGACCAGTGGTTCATCACCATCACCGACGTCAAAGACGAACTCCTCGACAACATCGAGGACTCCGAGTGGCATCCGCAGTGGGCGCGCGACAGTCGCTTCCGAAACTTCGTCGAGGACGCCCCCGACTGGAACATCTCTAGGCAGCGCTACTGGGGGATTCCGCTTCCCATCTGGGTACCGCAGGGTAACGCGACGCCGGACCCCGACGAGTTGATCGTCGTCGGCACGCGCGAGGAACTCGCCGAGCGCGTCGACCAGGACGTAAATCCGGAAGAAGTCGACCTCCACCGACCTTCGGTCGATCCGCTGACCATCACCGAGGACGGGACGACGTACGAGCGCGTCCCCGACGTGTTCGACGTCTGGATCGACTCTTCCGTGGCTTCGTGGGGGACGCTCGACTTCCCCGGCAACGAAGAAGACTACGAGGAACTGTGGCCCGCCGACTTCATCGTCGAGGCGCACGACCAGACCCGCGGCTGGTTCTGGTCGCAACTCGGGATGGGCACCGCCGCGGTCGGCGAGGTGCCGTACAAGGAGGTGCTGATGCACGGCTTCGCCAACGACAAGGACGGCCGAAAGATGTCGAAATCCGTCGGTAACATCGTCACGCCGGAGGAGGCCATCGAACGCGCGGGTCGCGACCCGCTCCGTGCGTACCTGTTGAGCCACGACCAGCAGGGCGTCGATCTCTCGTTCGAGTGGGATGGCCTCGGCGACATGCAGTCGACGCTCAACATCCTCTGGAACGTGTTCCGCTTCCCGCTGCCGTACATGCGCCTCGACGGCTACGACCCCGCCGAGGCCGACCTGAGCGACGGCGAACTCACCGTCGTCGACGAGTGGGTGCTCTCGCGGCTGCAGTCCGTGAAGGCGAACGTCGACGAGGCGTGGGCCGACTTCCGCGTCCACGACGCGCTCAACGAGGTGCTCGACTTCGTCGTCGACGACGTCTCGCGGTTCTACGTGAAGGCCATCCGCGAGCGGATGTGGGAGGAGGAGGACTCCGACTCCAAGCGCGGCGCGTACGCCACGCTCTCGACGGTACTGCTCGAAACCGTGCGCCTCATCGCGCCGTTTACTCCCTACCTGGCCGAGGAGATGTACCAGCATCTCGACGGCAGCGAGACGACGGTGCACATGCTGTCGGCTCCTGCGGTCGACGAGGACCGCCACAAACCGAAACTGGAGGCGGACATGGACGTCCTCCGCAGGGTCGAGGAGGCGGCGGCGAACGCCCGCCAGCAGGGCGGCCGCAAACTCCGCTGGCCCGTCCAGCGCGTCGTCGTCGAGACGACCGCCGACGAGGTAGCCGACTCGGTCCGCTCGCTCGAATCCTTGCTCCTCGAACGGGTCAACAGCCGGTCGCTCGAAGTCGTCGACGGCTTCGACGAACTGGTCGAGCGCGCCGACCCGCAGATGAGCGTCATCGGCCCCGCCTTCGGCGGTGACGCCCAGAACGTCATGGAAGCGGTCCAGGGCGCGTCTCGGGACGAACTCACGCAGGACGGAACGCTCGTCGCCGAGGTCGACGGCGAGACGTACGAACTCGACGAGGAGATGGTCGAGTTCCACGCCGAGCCTCCCGAGTACCTCTCGGCCGCCGAGTTCGAGAGCGGGACGGTGTACGTCGACACTCGACTGACCGACGACATCGAGTCGGAGGGGTACGCCCGCGACGTCGTCCGCCGGATGCAGGAGATGCGCAAACAGCTCGACCTCGACGTCGAGGAGACCATCCGCGCGTACGTCGACGTCGCCGACGACCGCGTCGCCGAGTTCGTCGACGAGAACCGCGAGTTCATCGCCGAGGAGACGCGAACCAGCGAGTTCGTCGACGACGACGAACAGTTCGACCTCCGCGAGGAATGGGACGTCGAGGGCGTCGAGGTGACCATCGGCATCGCCCGCGTCGCCGAGCGGTCGGCGTCGGCGCAGGACGACTGA
- a CDS encoding SHOCT domain-containing protein, with product MVGRPPEQSTLRQSHRLVEHYTPDGTLGRVLLASATGSLSGGAFLLAIFGLASFGFVWFLTGLLAAGVGVVAALLTVLTLWPVYLSLIGNVESPEEYGRADSPSTPAAKRVADTDPSEVLKRKYAAGELSDEEFERRLDRLLNADEATRRGSDGEDAASKRALREQN from the coding sequence ATGGTTGGACGCCCGCCCGAGCAGTCGACCCTCCGTCAGTCGCACCGCCTCGTCGAACACTACACGCCCGACGGGACGCTCGGCCGCGTCCTCCTCGCGTCGGCGACGGGCTCCCTCTCCGGCGGCGCGTTCCTGCTCGCGATCTTCGGACTGGCTTCCTTCGGCTTCGTCTGGTTTCTCACGGGACTGCTCGCGGCGGGTGTCGGCGTCGTCGCCGCGCTGCTGACGGTACTGACGCTCTGGCCGGTGTACCTCTCGCTCATCGGCAACGTCGAGTCGCCGGAGGAGTACGGTCGGGCCGACTCACCGTCGACGCCGGCGGCCAAGCGCGTCGCCGACACCGATCCGTCGGAGGTGCTGAAGCGCAAGTACGCGGCCGGAGAGCTCTCCGACGAGGAGTTCGAGCGCCGGTTGGACAGGCTGTTGAACGCCGACGAAGCCACTCGCCGCGGAAGCGACGGCGAAGACGCGGCCTCGAAGCGCGCGCTTCGAGAACAGAACTGA
- a CDS encoding FAD-dependent oxidoreductase — translation MTIQTEVFVIGGGATGVGIARDLAMRGLDVVVAERGGLASGTSGRSHGLLHSGARYAEADELGAEECIRENRILRDIAGYCIRDTGGFFVQLPEDDPEFFDEKVAACERIGIDTEVLSGEEAQEEVPGLAPDAERVMRVPDGVVYPSRLVAVNAASAADHGAEILVHAPVTDVHVEAGRATGATLGGEVDDDVEAEYVVNAAGTWAGECAALAGVDVEMRPTKGVMVSVDYPGLGPVLNRCRPPADGDIVVPHETQAVLGTTSIEVDDPDEFDEEHWEVQKMVEECSKMLPDVATSEILRTWWGVRPLYAPDEAERETMDGGEGDARGISRGFFLLDHEGYGVANFASIVGGKLTTYRMMAEETADHVCEALGVDEPCRTAEEKLPGVDDERELDHFVAEYDARSPSDEDVLTAD, via the coding sequence ATGACTATCCAAACTGAAGTGTTCGTCATCGGCGGTGGAGCAACGGGTGTGGGAATCGCGCGCGATCTCGCGATGCGCGGCCTCGACGTCGTCGTCGCCGAACGCGGCGGCCTCGCCAGCGGTACCTCCGGACGGTCGCACGGACTCCTCCACAGCGGCGCGCGGTACGCCGAAGCCGACGAACTCGGCGCGGAGGAGTGCATCCGGGAGAACCGAATCCTCAGAGACATCGCGGGCTACTGTATCCGCGACACCGGCGGTTTCTTCGTCCAGTTACCCGAGGACGACCCCGAGTTCTTCGACGAGAAGGTGGCCGCCTGCGAGCGAATCGGCATCGACACGGAAGTGCTCAGCGGCGAGGAGGCGCAGGAAGAGGTACCGGGACTCGCTCCCGACGCCGAGCGGGTGATGCGAGTCCCCGACGGCGTCGTCTACCCGTCGCGTCTCGTCGCCGTCAACGCCGCCAGCGCCGCCGACCACGGTGCGGAGATACTCGTACACGCGCCCGTCACCGACGTACATGTCGAAGCGGGCCGGGCAACCGGTGCGACGCTCGGCGGTGAGGTCGACGACGACGTCGAAGCCGAGTACGTCGTCAACGCCGCCGGGACGTGGGCCGGCGAGTGTGCGGCACTCGCGGGCGTCGACGTGGAGATGCGACCGACGAAGGGGGTGATGGTCTCGGTCGACTATCCGGGACTCGGACCGGTACTCAACCGCTGTCGCCCGCCCGCAGACGGCGACATCGTCGTCCCGCACGAGACGCAGGCGGTGCTGGGGACGACGAGCATCGAGGTCGACGACCCCGACGAGTTCGACGAGGAGCACTGGGAGGTCCAGAAGATGGTCGAGGAGTGCTCGAAGATGCTCCCCGACGTGGCGACGAGCGAGATTCTGCGCACGTGGTGGGGCGTCCGTCCGCTGTACGCGCCCGACGAGGCCGAGCGCGAGACGATGGACGGCGGCGAGGGCGACGCCCGCGGCATCTCGCGCGGCTTCTTCCTGCTCGACCACGAGGGCTACGGCGTCGCGAACTTTGCGAGCATCGTCGGCGGCAAACTGACGACGTACCGGATGATGGCCGAGGAGACGGCCGACCACGTCTGCGAGGCGCTCGGCGTCGACGAACCGTGTCGCACCGCCGAGGAGAAGTTACCTGGAGTCGACGACGAGCGCGAATTAGATCACTTCGTCGCCGAGTACGACGCGCGCTCGCCGTCGGACGAGGACGTGCTGACGGCGGACTGA